In Mycobacterium sp. Aquia_216, a genomic segment contains:
- a CDS encoding aminodeoxychorismate lyase — MIVTLDGEMHPPDSPLLHADDLAAVRGDGAFETLLVRDGGACLVGPHLQRLTQSAKLMDLPEPDLPLWRRAIDVATREWVANSSDEGALRLIYTRGREGGSAPTAYVMVNAVPDRVAAVRRDGLAALTLDRGLPATGADAMPWLLAGAKTLSYAVNMAALRHAAQQGAGDVIFVSSDGYILEGPRSTVVIATDSEAGSNSHLCLLTPPPWYPILRGTTQQALFEVARSKGYDCDYRALRVADLHAAQGIWLVSSMTLAARVHTLDGRRLLRSPMTDDFAQLVDAAIVSDR, encoded by the coding sequence GTGATCGTCACCCTTGACGGCGAGATGCATCCGCCCGACTCTCCGCTGTTGCACGCCGACGATCTGGCGGCGGTCCGTGGCGACGGCGCCTTCGAGACCCTCTTGGTCCGCGACGGCGGCGCCTGTCTGGTCGGGCCGCATCTGCAGCGGCTGACCCAGTCGGCCAAGTTGATGGACTTGCCCGAGCCGGACCTTCCGCTTTGGCGGCGCGCGATCGACGTGGCCACCCGGGAGTGGGTCGCCAACTCGTCTGACGAAGGCGCGTTGCGGTTGATCTATACCCGGGGTCGCGAGGGTGGTTCGGCTCCCACCGCGTATGTGATGGTCAACGCCGTTCCGGACCGGGTGGCCGCGGTTCGCCGCGACGGACTTGCGGCGCTCACGCTGGATCGGGGACTACCCGCCACCGGTGCCGACGCGATGCCGTGGCTGCTGGCCGGTGCGAAAACCCTGTCGTACGCGGTGAATATGGCCGCCTTGCGCCACGCCGCCCAGCAGGGCGCCGGTGATGTCATCTTCGTCAGCTCAGACGGCTACATCCTGGAAGGTCCACGGTCGACGGTGGTGATCGCCACCGATTCCGAAGCGGGCTCGAACAGTCACCTCTGCCTGTTGACGCCGCCACCCTGGTATCCGATTCTTCGCGGCACGACGCAGCAGGCCCTGTTCGAGGTGGCGCGCAGCAAAGGCTACGACTGCGACTACCGTGCGCTACGCGTCGCGGACTTGCATGCCGCCCAAGGGATCTGGTTGGTCTCCAGCATGACCCTGGCCGCCCGCGTGCACACGCTCGACGGACGCCGACTACTTCGATCGCCGATGACCGATGATTTCGCTCAGCTGGTCGACGCGGCGATCGTCAGCGATCGCTGA
- the ygfZ gene encoding CAF17-like 4Fe-4S cluster assembly/insertion protein YgfZ, with protein MNPVPAPDSGPDAGAIWHYGDPLSEQRAAETDAVLVDRSHRAVLTLTGTDRQTWLHNISTQHVSGLRDGASTQNLSLDGQGRVEDHWMQTELGGITYLDTEPWRGEPLLGYLTKMVFWSDVTPAAADIAVLSLIGPRLADPAVLDVVGLDALPDELVAFPLAGGGFARRMPAPAAGQIELELLVPGGTAADWRSRFTRAGVRPAGIWAYEAHRVAAVRPRLGLDTDERTIPHEVRWIGGPGIGAVHLDKGCYRGQETVARVHNLGKPPRMLALLHLDGSVERPSTGDAVLAGGRSVGRLGTVVEHVDLGPIALALLKRGLPAETQLTTGAESSVAAVIDADSLPPDEQIGAGRLAVERLRGGAR; from the coding sequence GTGAATCCAGTTCCCGCACCTGATTCCGGACCCGACGCCGGCGCGATCTGGCACTACGGCGATCCGCTGAGCGAGCAGCGCGCGGCCGAAACCGATGCGGTGCTCGTGGACCGCTCGCATCGCGCGGTCCTGACCCTGACCGGCACGGACCGGCAGACCTGGCTGCACAACATCTCAACCCAGCACGTCAGCGGACTTCGCGACGGGGCCAGCACGCAGAATCTCAGCTTGGACGGACAGGGCCGGGTCGAGGACCACTGGATGCAGACCGAGCTCGGCGGCATCACCTACCTCGACACCGAACCGTGGCGCGGTGAGCCGTTGCTGGGCTACCTGACCAAGATGGTGTTCTGGTCGGATGTCACGCCGGCGGCCGCCGACATCGCGGTGTTGTCGCTGATCGGGCCGCGGCTCGCCGACCCGGCGGTACTCGACGTGGTTGGCCTGGACGCCCTGCCCGACGAACTGGTCGCATTTCCGCTCGCGGGCGGTGGCTTCGCGCGGCGGATGCCGGCGCCGGCCGCCGGCCAGATCGAACTCGAACTGTTAGTGCCAGGCGGCACTGCCGCCGACTGGCGAAGCCGTTTCACCCGGGCCGGCGTGCGGCCGGCCGGGATCTGGGCCTACGAAGCCCACCGGGTCGCGGCGGTGCGCCCGCGCCTCGGCCTCGACACCGACGAACGCACGATTCCGCACGAGGTGCGCTGGATCGGTGGTCCCGGAATCGGAGCGGTCCACCTGGACAAAGGTTGCTATCGCGGGCAAGAAACCGTCGCCCGGGTCCACAACCTGGGCAAACCGCCCCGGATGCTGGCGCTGTTGCATCTGGACGGCTCGGTGGAGCGGCCGTCCACGGGGGACGCGGTGCTTGCGGGTGGGCGGTCGGTCGGACGCTTGGGAACCGTCGTCGAGCACGTGGATCTGGGACCGATTGCGCTGGCATTGCTCAAGCGTGGGCTACCGGCCGAGACGCAACTGACGACCGGCGCGGAGAGCTCGGTCGCGGCGGTTATCGACGCCGATTCCCTGCCGCCCGACGAGCAGATCGGCGCGGGGCGTCTGGCTGTCGAGCGGTTGCGCGGCGGTGCGAGATAA
- a CDS encoding DUF3073 domain-containing protein: MGRGRAKAKQTKVARELKYSSPQTDFQRLQAELSGTDADAAGELDGADESWDREDDWRR, encoded by the coding sequence ATGGGCCGCGGCCGGGCTAAGGCAAAGCAGACCAAGGTTGCTCGAGAACTTAAATACAGCTCTCCGCAGACTGACTTTCAGCGGCTACAGGCCGAGCTGTCAGGGACCGATGCGGACGCAGCCGGCGAGCTGGACGGCGCCGACGAGTCGTGGGATCGTGAGGACGATTGGCGCCGCTAG
- the purM gene encoding phosphoribosylformylglycinamidine cyclo-ligase, with protein MTDPGKSPGEEPGSQGITYASAGVDIEAGDRAVDLFKPLAAKATRAEVRGGLGGFAGLFALRGDYREPVLAASTDGVGTKLAVAQAMDKHDTVGLDLVAMVVDDLVVCGAEPLFLQDYIAVGRAVPERLSAIVGGIAEGCVRAGCALLGGETAEHPGLMEPDHYDISATGIGVVEADDVLGPDRVKPGDVIIALGSSGLHSNGYSLARTVLLEIDRMNLAGYVEEFGRTLGEELLEPTLIYAKDCLALAAETHVRTFCHVTGGGLAGNLQRVIPHGLTAEVDRGTWTPAPVFAMIAQRGRVSREEMEKTFNMGVGMIAVVAPEDTDRALAILTARHLDCWVLGTVCKGGKDGPRAKLVGQHPRF; from the coding sequence ATGACCGATCCCGGAAAAAGCCCCGGAGAAGAACCGGGCAGTCAGGGCATTACCTACGCGTCGGCCGGGGTGGACATTGAAGCCGGTGACCGCGCGGTGGATCTGTTCAAGCCTCTGGCGGCAAAAGCCACCAGAGCCGAGGTGCGTGGCGGGCTGGGTGGATTCGCCGGATTGTTCGCGTTGCGTGGCGACTACCGCGAGCCGGTGCTCGCGGCCTCCACCGACGGCGTCGGCACCAAGTTGGCGGTTGCGCAGGCGATGGACAAGCACGACACCGTCGGCCTCGACCTGGTGGCGATGGTCGTCGACGACCTCGTTGTTTGTGGCGCCGAGCCGCTGTTCCTACAGGACTACATCGCGGTCGGCCGCGCCGTGCCCGAGCGACTCAGCGCGATCGTCGGCGGCATCGCCGAGGGATGCGTGCGGGCCGGGTGTGCGCTGCTGGGCGGCGAGACCGCCGAACACCCCGGGCTGATGGAGCCTGACCACTACGACATATCGGCCACCGGGATCGGCGTGGTCGAAGCCGACGACGTGCTGGGGCCCGATCGCGTCAAACCCGGCGACGTCATCATCGCGTTGGGGTCGTCCGGCCTGCACTCCAACGGATACTCGCTGGCCCGCACGGTCCTGCTCGAGATTGACCGGATGAACCTGGCCGGTTACGTCGAGGAGTTCGGCCGCACGCTGGGCGAAGAGTTACTCGAGCCCACTCTGATCTACGCCAAAGACTGCCTGGCACTGGCCGCCGAAACCCATGTCCGCACCTTCTGCCACGTCACGGGTGGCGGACTGGCGGGCAACTTGCAGCGCGTGATCCCGCACGGGTTGACCGCCGAGGTGGATCGCGGCACCTGGACGCCCGCGCCGGTATTCGCGATGATCGCCCAGCGCGGTCGGGTCAGCCGCGAGGAGATGGAAAAGACCTTCAACATGGGCGTGGGCATGATCGCCGTCGTCGCACCCGAGGACACCGACCGCGCCCTGGCGATATTGACCGCACGGCATCTGGACTGCTGGGTGTTGGGGACCGTCTGCAAGGGTGGCAAAGACGGCCCACGCGCAAAACTGGTTGGGCAGCACCCGAGATTTTAA
- the purF gene encoding amidophosphoribosyltransferase, whose product MTVQESEQDLNSPREECGVFGVWAPGEEVAKLTYYGLYALQHRGQEAAGIAVADGSQVLVFKDLGLVSQVFDEQTLAAMQGHVAIGHCRYSTTGDTTWENAQPVFRNTAAGTGVALGHNGNLVNTAELAARARDAGLIAKRCPAPATTDSDILGALLAHGAADSTLEQAALELLPTVRGAFCLTFMDENTLYACRDPHGVRPLSLGRLDRGWVVASETAALDIVGASFVRDIEPGELLAIDADGVRSTRFANPTPKGCVFEYVYLARPDSTIGGRSVHGARVEIGRRLARERPVDADLVIGVPESGTPAAVGYAQESGVPYGQGLMKNAYVGRTFIQPSQTIRQLGIRLKLNPLKEVIRGKRLIVVDDSIVRGNTQRALLRMLREAGAVEVHVRIASPPVKWPCFYGIDFPSPAELIANAVEDEDEMLEAVRHAIGADTLGYISLRGMVAATEQPASRLCSACFDGKYPIELPSETALGKNVIEHMLANAARGAELGDRVADEIPVNH is encoded by the coding sequence GTGACCGTCCAGGAATCCGAGCAGGACCTGAACTCGCCCCGCGAAGAGTGCGGTGTATTCGGGGTCTGGGCCCCGGGCGAGGAAGTCGCCAAACTCACCTACTACGGCCTGTACGCGCTGCAGCATCGCGGTCAGGAAGCCGCTGGTATCGCCGTCGCCGATGGATCTCAGGTGCTGGTCTTCAAAGACCTCGGCCTGGTCAGCCAGGTGTTCGACGAGCAGACGCTGGCGGCCATGCAGGGCCACGTCGCGATCGGGCACTGCCGTTACTCGACCACGGGCGACACCACCTGGGAAAACGCCCAGCCGGTGTTCCGCAATACCGCCGCCGGCACGGGCGTCGCCCTGGGACACAACGGGAACCTGGTCAACACCGCCGAGCTCGCCGCACGCGCGCGTGACGCGGGGCTGATTGCCAAGCGTTGCCCGGCGCCGGCGACGACGGACTCCGACATCCTGGGCGCGCTGCTCGCCCACGGCGCGGCCGACTCCACCCTGGAACAGGCGGCACTGGAACTGCTGCCGACCGTTCGCGGGGCCTTCTGCCTCACCTTCATGGACGAGAACACGCTGTACGCGTGCCGCGATCCCCACGGGGTGCGCCCGCTTTCGCTCGGACGCCTGGACCGCGGCTGGGTGGTGGCCTCCGAGACGGCCGCGCTCGACATCGTCGGTGCCTCGTTCGTCCGCGACATCGAACCGGGCGAGCTGCTGGCGATCGACGCGGACGGGGTGCGATCCACACGTTTCGCCAACCCCACCCCCAAGGGCTGCGTCTTCGAATACGTCTACTTGGCCCGGCCGGACAGCACCATCGGCGGTCGATCGGTGCACGGCGCCCGGGTGGAGATCGGCCGCCGGCTGGCCCGCGAACGCCCGGTGGACGCCGACCTGGTGATCGGCGTGCCGGAATCGGGGACCCCCGCCGCGGTGGGATACGCGCAGGAGTCCGGTGTTCCGTACGGGCAGGGTCTGATGAAGAACGCCTACGTCGGGCGAACATTCATTCAGCCGTCCCAGACCATCCGTCAGCTGGGTATCCGGTTGAAGCTCAACCCGCTCAAAGAGGTGATCCGCGGCAAGCGGCTCATCGTCGTCGACGACTCGATCGTGCGGGGTAACACCCAGCGTGCATTGTTGCGGATGCTGCGCGAGGCCGGCGCCGTCGAGGTGCACGTGCGAATCGCCTCGCCACCGGTGAAGTGGCCGTGCTTCTACGGCATCGACTTCCCGTCGCCGGCCGAGTTGATCGCCAACGCCGTCGAGGACGAGGACGAGATGCTCGAGGCGGTGCGGCATGCGATCGGCGCCGACACGCTGGGCTACATCTCGCTGCGCGGCATGGTTGCGGCGACCGAGCAGCCGGCCTCACGGCTTTGCTCCGCCTGCTTCGACGGCAAGTATCCGATCGAGCTGCCCAGTGAAACCGCGTTGGGCAAGAACGTGATCGAGCACATGCTCGCCAACGCGGCGCGCGGCGCGGAGCTCGGCGATCGTGTGGCCGACGAGATTCCCGTCAACCACTAG
- a CDS encoding sterol carrier family protein, with the protein MAARDSADPAKTRQVLAAVAAWLRDETRPAPDRATLATAVRLTARTLAAMAPGASVEVRIPPFVAVQCVAGPKHTRGTPPNVVETDPRTWLLLAAGMFTLADAKAAGSLTLSGARAGEIDHWLPLFDVG; encoded by the coding sequence ATGGCCGCCCGCGATAGTGCCGATCCGGCCAAGACGCGTCAGGTCCTGGCGGCCGTCGCGGCCTGGTTACGCGACGAAACCCGTCCCGCACCGGATCGCGCCACACTGGCGACGGCGGTTCGCCTCACCGCGCGCACGCTGGCCGCAATGGCGCCCGGTGCCAGCGTCGAGGTCCGGATCCCCCCATTCGTCGCCGTGCAGTGTGTGGCCGGGCCGAAACACACCCGTGGCACACCTCCCAATGTCGTGGAGACCGATCCGAGGACGTGGCTGCTCCTGGCCGCCGGAATGTTCACGCTCGCCGACGCCAAGGCCGCCGGATCGCTGACGTTATCGGGCGCCCGAGCGGGTGAAATCGACCACTGGTTACCGTTGTTCGATGTGGGCTGA
- a CDS encoding MCE family protein → MERRRSRPPPPYKTVGLVTIVVMGLIGMVLYSQFRGDFTSKTKLTMVAPRAGLVMDPGSKVTYNGVEIGRVSGISEFSRDGKPAAKVLLDVTPKYVNMIPANVAAEVKASTVFGNKYVALRSPKIPAPQSITPSTVINATSVTTEFNTVFETLMSITEQVDPVKVNLTLSAAAQALAGLGEKFGTSLISGNAILDDLNPQLPMARLDIARLAALSETYADAAPDLWAALDHAVTTARTLNRQLGDLDAALLAAAGLGTSGVDVFGRSGPYLARGAADLVPSAQLLDEYSPEIFCTIRNFNEVAPKIHNALGDNGYALGAHSSGSIAGAPNPYIYPENLPRTNARGGPGGRPGCWQSITRELWPAPYLVMDTGASVAPYNHFEVGSPVAVEYVWGRQLGDNTINP, encoded by the coding sequence ATGGAGCGTCGTCGTTCGCGGCCGCCGCCCCCTTACAAGACCGTCGGCCTCGTGACGATAGTGGTCATGGGGCTCATCGGGATGGTCCTGTATTCGCAGTTCCGCGGCGACTTCACATCGAAGACGAAGTTGACCATGGTGGCCCCCCGAGCGGGCCTGGTGATGGATCCCGGTTCCAAGGTCACCTACAACGGCGTCGAGATCGGCCGGGTGTCCGGCATCTCCGAGTTCAGCCGGGACGGCAAGCCCGCCGCCAAAGTACTGCTGGACGTGACTCCCAAGTACGTCAACATGATTCCCGCGAACGTGGCCGCCGAAGTGAAGGCGTCGACCGTGTTCGGCAACAAGTACGTAGCCCTGAGATCTCCGAAAATCCCTGCACCACAATCGATTACACCGTCCACAGTGATCAACGCGACATCGGTGACGACAGAGTTCAATACCGTGTTCGAGACGCTGATGTCGATCACCGAGCAGGTCGATCCGGTCAAGGTGAACTTGACGCTGTCCGCGGCGGCGCAGGCGCTGGCCGGGCTGGGCGAGAAATTCGGCACCTCGCTGATCAGCGGCAACGCGATCCTCGACGACCTGAACCCGCAGCTGCCCATGGCGCGCTTGGACATTGCGCGGTTGGCGGCGCTGAGTGAGACGTACGCCGACGCCGCTCCGGACCTCTGGGCCGCCCTCGACCACGCGGTGACGACGGCGCGGACGCTGAACCGTCAGCTTGGTGATCTGGATGCGGCATTGCTGGCGGCGGCGGGATTGGGAACCAGCGGTGTGGACGTTTTCGGACGCAGTGGGCCGTATCTGGCGCGGGGAGCGGCCGATCTCGTTCCCTCCGCCCAGCTGCTGGACGAGTACAGCCCCGAAATCTTTTGCACCATCCGCAACTTCAACGAAGTGGCACCGAAGATTCACAACGCCCTGGGCGATAACGGCTACGCGCTGGGGGCCCACTCCTCCGGTTCGATCGCCGGAGCGCCTAACCCGTACATCTATCCGGAGAACCTGCCTCGGACCAACGCCAGGGGCGGACCCGGCGGGCGACCGGGATGCTGGCAGTCGATTACCCGCGAACTCTGGCCTGCTCCCTATCTCGTCATGGACACCGGTGCGAGCGTGGCCCCGTACAACCACTTTGAGGTCGGCTCACCGGTGGCCGTGGAGTATGTCTGGGGACGCCAACTAGGTGACAACACCATCAACCCCTGA
- a CDS encoding haloacid dehalogenase-like hydrolase, which produces MTFACLAAHRVAAVARRLAAFAITAATLSVSGCGDSGDHTEGDPSDNGCHTLAADPGWYGDNRDRINAMIGKLGTCGKLAPEADAAPLALFDWDGTMVKNDIGDATFFWMVRNSKVRQPAAGNWSTTSQYLTPPAAAALAAACGALAPPGQPLPTGSNGGCADELISVYSDRQIRTGAAAFDGYNHRRIAPAAAWAAQLLAGWTEADVGGFAEAARRENLDAPEGAEQLVGSGRRNGWIRYYAQMRDLVTALQANGFDVRIISASPEPAVRVWAAELGISADHVMGTRTEHNGDVLTTRLTSCGGEPSIPFNEGKRCRINEQVFGVQGTAAFDQLPGQRRQVFGAGDSDGDVTFVADATALRLVINRNQIELMCRAYANLDGRWLVNPMFINPLTASPPYPCATQGFDQPNGDQAPLLRPDGVVVPDQQDRVFSG; this is translated from the coding sequence ATGACATTCGCGTGCTTGGCTGCCCACCGGGTGGCAGCCGTCGCCCGTCGACTCGCGGCGTTCGCGATCACCGCCGCGACGCTGTCGGTCTCGGGCTGCGGCGACTCCGGCGACCATACCGAGGGTGACCCGTCGGACAACGGCTGTCACACGCTGGCCGCCGATCCCGGATGGTATGGCGACAACAGGGACCGGATCAACGCGATGATCGGCAAGCTGGGCACCTGCGGCAAGCTGGCACCCGAGGCCGACGCGGCGCCGCTGGCGTTGTTCGACTGGGATGGCACCATGGTGAAGAACGACATCGGCGACGCGACCTTCTTCTGGATGGTGCGCAACTCCAAGGTTCGTCAACCTGCCGCCGGAAATTGGAGCACGACAAGCCAATACCTCACCCCACCGGCCGCCGCGGCCCTGGCCGCCGCGTGTGGCGCGCTGGCGCCCCCGGGCCAACCATTGCCGACGGGATCCAACGGCGGGTGCGCCGACGAACTGATTTCGGTATACAGCGATCGCCAGATACGAACGGGCGCGGCGGCATTCGACGGCTACAACCATCGGCGCATCGCTCCCGCCGCCGCTTGGGCGGCACAACTTCTCGCCGGCTGGACCGAAGCCGACGTCGGCGGATTCGCCGAAGCGGCTCGGCGGGAGAACCTGGACGCACCCGAGGGCGCCGAACAGCTGGTGGGCAGCGGCCGCCGAAACGGGTGGATTCGCTACTACGCGCAGATGCGAGACTTGGTCACCGCCCTGCAGGCCAACGGATTTGACGTGCGAATCATCTCCGCTTCACCCGAGCCGGCGGTGCGAGTGTGGGCCGCCGAATTGGGAATCTCGGCCGACCACGTGATGGGCACCCGCACCGAGCACAACGGTGACGTCCTCACTACGCGATTGACGTCCTGCGGCGGGGAGCCATCGATTCCCTTCAACGAGGGCAAACGCTGCCGGATCAACGAGCAAGTCTTCGGCGTCCAGGGAACGGCGGCCTTCGACCAGCTGCCCGGGCAGCGGCGCCAGGTGTTCGGGGCCGGCGACTCCGATGGCGACGTAACGTTCGTCGCGGATGCGACCGCGCTCCGCCTGGTGATCAATCGCAACCAGATCGAGTTGATGTGCCGGGCCTACGCCAATCTCGACGGCCGTTGGCTGGTCAACCCGATGTTCATCAATCCACTGACAGCGAGCCCGCCCTACCCGTGCGCGACCCAGGGGTTCGACCAGCCCAACGGCGACCAGGCGCCGCTACTGCGACCCGACGGCGTCGTCGTCCCCGACCAGCAGGACCGCGTATTCTCGGGGTAG
- a CDS encoding stealth family protein — protein MAIRRTLDPIVVSRGGKIARLESSLTPHEAQIEDLVFIRKALNRADIPFLLIRNHKDRPILAINIELRPAVERALATAAAGEPVYAKTIDEKGLSPVLVANGRLSPLIDPRMVRLYRRRIAPGGLRYGPAFGVELQFWVYEDTVIRCPVENSLTRKVLPHSEIKPATVKLYGYKWQTIAGMFTPHASDVTFDIDMVFSWVEGTDPQFRARRAAQMSRYVAGEGDDAEARIRQIDELKYALRSVNMFAPWVRRIFIATDSSVPAWLAEHPKITIVRAEEHFSDPTALPTYSSHAVESQLHNIADLSEHFLYSNDDMFFGRPLKASMFFSPGGITRFIEAKTRIGLGGNDPSRSGFENAARVNRQLILERFGQVITRHLEHTAVPLRKSVLQQMEQEFPDDFARTQASQFRSSTDISVTNSFYHYYALMTGRAVQQEKAKVLYVNTTTRAGLELLPVLRKKRDYDFFCLNDSSFPEVSPDERTERVTGFLERYFPIPAPWEKVAADVNQPGFAEPMTLTPLEGG, from the coding sequence ATGGCCATCCGGCGCACCCTCGACCCCATTGTCGTCAGCCGGGGCGGCAAGATTGCCCGTCTGGAGTCCAGCCTGACCCCACATGAGGCACAGATCGAGGATCTGGTGTTCATTCGAAAGGCGTTGAACCGGGCCGATATTCCTTTCCTGCTGATCCGCAACCACAAAGACCGGCCGATCCTCGCGATCAATATAGAGCTACGCCCCGCGGTTGAGCGTGCGCTCGCGACGGCGGCTGCCGGCGAACCCGTATACGCCAAGACCATCGACGAGAAGGGTCTTTCTCCGGTCCTGGTCGCCAACGGACGGCTGTCCCCGTTGATCGATCCGCGCATGGTGCGGCTATATCGGCGGCGAATCGCGCCCGGCGGACTACGCTACGGGCCGGCGTTCGGCGTCGAACTTCAGTTCTGGGTCTACGAGGATACCGTGATCCGGTGTCCCGTGGAGAATTCGTTGACCCGCAAAGTGTTGCCGCACAGTGAAATAAAGCCAGCGACCGTCAAGCTCTACGGATACAAATGGCAGACCATCGCGGGAATGTTCACTCCGCACGCAAGCGACGTGACATTCGATATCGACATGGTGTTCTCTTGGGTCGAAGGCACTGATCCGCAGTTTCGCGCCCGGCGCGCGGCCCAGATGTCGCGGTACGTCGCGGGCGAAGGCGACGATGCCGAAGCGCGCATTCGGCAGATCGATGAGTTGAAGTACGCCCTACGGTCGGTGAACATGTTTGCGCCGTGGGTGCGCCGGATCTTCATCGCAACGGATTCATCCGTGCCGGCATGGCTGGCCGAGCATCCGAAAATCACCATCGTTCGCGCGGAGGAGCATTTCTCGGACCCGACGGCCTTGCCCACCTACAGCTCGCACGCGGTGGAAAGCCAACTGCACAACATCGCGGATCTCAGTGAGCATTTCCTGTATTCCAACGATGACATGTTTTTCGGTCGACCGCTCAAGGCCAGCATGTTCTTTTCCCCGGGCGGCATCACGAGGTTCATCGAGGCGAAGACGCGCATCGGGCTGGGCGGCAACGACCCCTCGCGCAGCGGGTTCGAGAATGCGGCCCGAGTCAACCGGCAGCTGATCCTGGAGCGATTCGGACAGGTCATCACTCGCCATCTCGAACACACCGCGGTTCCGTTGCGCAAGAGCGTGCTGCAGCAGATGGAGCAGGAGTTCCCGGACGACTTCGCGCGCACTCAGGCCAGTCAATTCCGTTCCAGCACCGATATCTCGGTGACCAACTCGTTCTACCACTACTACGCGCTGATGACCGGACGTGCCGTGCAGCAGGAGAAGGCCAAGGTGTTGTACGTCAACACCACCACCCGTGCCGGTCTCGAGCTATTGCCCGTGCTGCGAAAGAAGCGCGACTATGACTTCTTCTGCCTCAACGACAGCAGCTTCCCCGAAGTCTCTCCGGACGAGCGGACCGAACGCGTCACCGGGTTCCTCGAACGCTATTTCCCGATACCCGCGCCTTGGGAGAAAGTCGCGGCCGACGTCAATCAACCGGGCTTTGCCGAGCCGATGACGTTAACGCCATTGGAGGGTGGGTAA
- a CDS encoding phosphodiesterase — protein MRRLRAAEHSRPDYVLLHISDTHLISGDGSLYGAVDADGLLGKLLEQLRHSGLRPDAIIFTGDLADKGEPEAYRKLRRVVEPFAAELGAELVWVMGNHDNRAELRRLLLDEAPSMAPFDRIRMVDGLRIITLDTSVPGHHYGEISDSQLDWLADELATPAPDGTILALHHPPIPSVLDLAVTVELRDQAPLGHVLKGTDVRAILAGHLHYSTNATFVGIPVSVASATCYTQDLTVEAGGTRGRDGAQGCNVVHVYQDTVVHSVIPLGSGKTVGTFVSPAESQRKIAEAGLFIEPSRRDSLFTHPPMALTSSARQSPVD, from the coding sequence GTGCGCAGACTCAGGGCCGCGGAGCATTCGCGGCCGGACTACGTGCTTTTGCACATCAGCGATACGCACCTCATTTCGGGAGACGGCTCCCTTTATGGAGCGGTCGACGCCGACGGCCTGCTCGGCAAGCTGCTGGAGCAGCTCAGGCATTCCGGGCTGCGGCCCGACGCGATCATCTTCACCGGCGACCTGGCCGACAAGGGCGAACCCGAGGCCTACCGCAAGCTGCGCCGCGTGGTTGAACCGTTCGCCGCGGAGCTGGGTGCCGAACTCGTCTGGGTAATGGGCAACCACGATAACCGCGCGGAACTGCGCAGGCTGTTGCTGGACGAGGCGCCGTCGATGGCGCCGTTCGACCGTATCCGCATGGTCGACGGGTTGCGCATCATCACGTTGGATACGTCGGTCCCGGGACATCACTACGGTGAGATCAGTGACTCCCAATTGGATTGGCTCGCCGACGAATTGGCGACCCCGGCGCCCGACGGAACCATTCTGGCGTTGCATCATCCGCCGATTCCCAGCGTTTTGGACTTGGCCGTCACGGTCGAATTGCGTGACCAGGCGCCGCTTGGTCACGTCCTCAAGGGCACCGATGTGCGTGCCATTTTGGCCGGGCACCTGCACTATTCGACGAATGCGACCTTTGTCGGAATCCCCGTGTCGGTCGCCTCGGCCACGTGCTACACCCAAGACCTGACGGTCGAAGCCGGGGGCACCCGAGGTAGGGACGGCGCCCAGGGCTGCAACGTGGTGCACGTCTACCAAGACACCGTGGTGCACTCCGTGATTCCGCTCGGCAGCGGAAAAACCGTGGGCACCTTCGTTTCTCCCGCGGAGTCGCAACGCAAAATCGCCGAAGCCGGACTCTTCATCGAACCGTCTCGTCGGGATTCGCTGTTTACCCACCCTCCAATGGCGTTAACGTCATCGGCTCGGCAAAGCCCGGTTGATTGA